CAAGCAGCGGGTCAGCAATCGGCCGGTGGCTTGAGCGACCTACTGCGCGAGGCCGATGTCATCGTCGACTGCACGCCCAAGCATGTCGCTGCGGAAAATGTCCCGATCTACCGCGAGCGCGGTCTTAAGTTTATTCTTCAGGGCGGAGAGAAGCACGAGGTCACCGGTCACTCGTTCGTCGCCGAGGCCAACTTCGAGACGGCGGTGGGGCGAGATGCGACGCGGGTTGTCTCCTGCAATACCACCGCGACGGTGCGCACACTGATCGCCCTCAAACGCGCGGGCCTGCTCAAGCGCGCCCGCGGAACCCTCCTCCGCCGCGCCACCGACCCGTGGGAGAGCCACCTGGGCGGTATCATGAACACGCTGGTCCCGGAGCCGGAAATTCCAAGTCACCAGGGGCCGGACGCCCAGACGGTCGATCCCGATCTGGACGTCGTCACCATGGCTGTGAAGGTCCCCGAAACTGTCGCCCACCTGCACTACTGGGCTGTCCAGATGACCCGGCCCACTGAGAAGGAGGCGGTGCTCGAGGCCTTCCGTGGCTCGTCGCGAATCCTGTTGATGAAAGATGACCACGGACTGGTCGCGCTCAACACCGTCAAGGAACTGATGGCCGACCTCGGTCGCTCGCGAAATGACCTCTACGAGGTCGCGCTTTGGGCCGACATGCTCACAGTGCAGGGTGACGAGCTCTTTTACGCCTACATGGTCGATAATCAGGCCATCGTCATTCCCGAGACGATCGACGCCATCCGGGCCCTCAGTGGGCGCGAGACGTCTGGACCCCGCTCTATCGAGAAGACCGACACTGCCCTGGGTATCGGAGGCGGCCTGTTCGCTGCTCCAAGCCCGCGGCCGGCCGAGGGCTCCATTGAAGCCAATCAGCGCCCATGACCTTCCGCACCCTCGATCAGGCTGGCGAGTTGACCTCGAAGCGCGCGCTCGTCCGTGTGGACTTCAATGTGCCGATGCAGGACGGGCGCATCACCGACGACACCCGGCTGCAGGATGCGCTCCCGACCATCCGCTTCCTCTTCGAACGCAGCGCGAAGGTCGTGCTGCTGGCTCACTTCGGTCGGCCGGAGGGCAAGCAGGTCCCGCCCATGAGCCTTCGCCCGACGGTCGAGACTTTATCGGCCCTTCTTGGGCGACCCGTCGCCTTCGCAGATGACTGCGTGGGGCCCCAAGCAACGGCCGTGGTCGACGGTCTGGCGCCTGGCGGGATCGCCTTGCTGGAGAACGTGCGCTTCCACGCCGGTGAGGAGGCGAACGATCCGAAGTTCGCGCGCGAGCTGGCTACGAACGGCGACATCTACGTCAACGACGCCTTTTCAGCCGCCCACCGCGCCCATGCCTCAACCGAGGGGCTCGCGCACCTGCTCCCGGCCTATGCCGGCCTGGCGATGCAGCGCGAACTGGAGCAGCTGGAGCGCGTGCTGGGCAAGCCCCGCCGTCCGGTCATGGGTATCGTCGGCGGCGCCAAGGTCTCGACCAAGCTCGATCTGTTGAAGCATCTGGTGACCAAGCTCGACCGCCTGGCGGTGAGCGGCGGCTTGGCCAACACCTTCCTCTTCGCCCGGGGATGGAACGTCGGCGCGAGCTACTGTGAGAAGACCCTGGTCCAAACCGCGCGGGAAATTGAGCACCTTGCCGGCCAAAACGACTGCGAACTCCTGCTCCCGACCGATGTGGTCGTGGCTACAAGCCTTGAGCCCGGCGCACCGACTTTCGTTCGCCGCCGCGGCGAGGTCCACGACGACGAGCGTATCCTGGACGCCGGGCCGGAGACGCTAGTGGCGCTGTGCCGCGCCTTGGAGAGGTCCGAGACCCTGATCTGGAACGGACCCCTCGGGGTCTTCGAAACGCCCCCCTTCGACCACGGCACCGTCGAGGTGGCCAAGGCTGCGGCCGATCTAAGACGCCAAGGCAAGCTAGTTGCCGTTGCGGGCGGTGGAGATACCTTGGCCGCGCTCAACGCGGCCGGCCTGACGGGTGAATTTACCTTCGTCTCTGCGGCGGGCGGGGCGTTCCTGGAGTGGATGGCCGGCAAGACACTGCCTGGCGTGGCGGCGCTTGAGCTGCCAGATCGCGAATTGAACCCGGCTACTCCCGCGTCAGTTGACCACGTTTTGGGGTGACCCGGTTTCGAACGCTGCGATGTTGCCCAGGGTGGTCTCAATGATCCGGGCGACCGCCTCTTCGGTGTCGTACGCGATGTGTGGCGTGACGATCACATTGGGCTGGCTGAGCAGGGCGTGATCGGCCAGCAGCGCGCGCATTCGCTCGACCGGGACGGCGGTTTCGGTGCGAAAGATCTCGGCCTCTTCGCCTAAAGCGCCCTCTTCGGCGACCACGTCCAGACCCGCCCCTGCCAGGCGACCAGAGGACAGAGCGCGGACCAGCGCCTCGCTGTCCATGACCCCGCCGCGGGAGGTATTGATGAGCACGGCGCCGGGCTTCATCCGTGCAAATTCGGCCTCGCCGATCAGCTGCCGCGTGGCCTCGCCGCCTGGCAGGTGGAGCGTGATCACATCCGCCGCGGCGAGCAGCTCGTCCAAGCTGGCGAAGCGGAAGCCAAGCTGTTTGGCCGCGATGGGATCCGGGTGCGCGTCGAAGGCGATCGCCTCCATGCCAAAGCCCTTGCCGATGGCGATCACCCGTTGGCCGATCCGACCGGCGCCGACCACGCCGAGAGTCTTGCCCGCCAGGTCAAAGCCGCGGAGCCCACCTTGCGAAAAGTCCCCGCGCCGCGTGCGTCCGACCGCCTCGACGACATGTCGGCTGAGCGCCAGCAGCAGGGCGAAGACATGCTCGGCGACAGTGTGGTCGCCGTAGTCCGGCACATTGCAGACCGTGATCGCGGCCTGCCGGCAATAGGCCAGATCGATGTGGTCGAACCCGGTGGATCGCGTGGCGATCAGCCTTAACTTTGGCATCCTTCGCAGGACCGCCGCACTGAGGTCGGAGCGGATGAAGGTCGTGATCGCCTCGGCGTTGGTATAGCGATCCGCGCTGTCACCGGCGAGCGGACCAGCAAGGCATTCGACGACGTGGTGAGGCGCGAGGCTGCTGCACGCCTGCCGCTCCCATTCCGTGGCCTCGAACACGACGATCTTCATCGATTTCACCATTGAAGCCGGAAAGTGGGCCTGGACGCAGGTCCAAATGCCTCCTTGGTCCCGTCACGACTGCGACCGCACTCCAACAGACGGACCGACATCCAAATTCTTACGCTCGATTCCGCGACCTGAATGCTGATGCTGGGCAGGTTTGATGCGTTCAAAATGAAATTGACCTCGATCAAGGAAACGGCGCGGCATTGGCGCAACCAATTCACACCGAAACGCCTCGCGCTGAGAGGACCGCAGGAAGAACCATGCACGACACCTCACAAGCCTATAGTCTCTGGCCGGTCGTGATCCTGAACTCACTGCTGATCATCTTCTTTGCGTTCACCTTCTTCAAACCCAAGAGCGCCCGCGACTGGCGCTCGTTCGGCGCTTTCAGCGCCTTTCTGGTGGCGCTGTTCACCGAGATGTACGGCTTCCCCCTGACCATCTACCTGCTGCTGCCCTGGCTGCAGGGCCGCTTCCCGGGCGTGAACTGGCTGACCCACGATGCGGGTCACCTGCTTGAGGAAATGGTCGGCTGGAGGGGCAATCCGCACTTCGGACCGTTCCACATCCTGAGCGACGTCTTCATTGGCGGTGGATTCTGGCTGCTCTCCGCATCATGGCCGCCGCTCTATCGGGCGCAGAAGGAAAACGGCCTGGCGACCTCCGGGCCATATGCCAGGATCCGCCATCCCCAGTACGTCGCCTTCGTCGTAGTGATGTTCGGCTTCCTGCTGCAGTGGCCCACCCTGCTGACGCTCGCGATGTTCCCGATCCTGGTGTTCATGTACTGGCGCCTCGGAAAGACCGAAGAGCGCGATTCCCTGGCTGCGTTCGGCGACAGCTACATCGCCTACATGCAGACCACGCCGGGCTTCATCCCGCGGCTGTTCGGCCGTGCCGGCGTCGGACCTCGCGGCGGCGAACCCATCACAAACCGCACAACGAAAGAGAACGTCCATATCCACCGTTGATCACGTTCAGGGCCGGCATGCGTATACCAAGGCTGCGCCGGCCGCCGCGGTCAGCCGCCCCACGCCACATCCGAGAGGTCGATGACATGGTAGCCAGACGCTACAGTTTCCTGGCGATGACTGTCGCCGCAGTCGCCGCGGCCGCACTGTTCTGGTTGCTCCGCGACCACTGGCGCCACGCCGCCGGCTATGTCGGCTACCTGCCCTATCTGCTGTTCCTGGCCTGCCCGTTGATGCATTTGGTCATGCATCACGGCCACGGCGAGCAAGGCCACGACCATGGCTCAGCGCCACGGGACCGAGCGCCCCCGACCCGGTGAGGCTTCAGCGGAAGCCCATGCCTGCCGTCGTCAGGCGGCGGCGTTCTGCGGCTCGCGTAGGGAGATGTGGAGCGCTCCGTCGCGGTCGAGCGCGTATGACGTTCCGCACACCACCAGCGTCATGGGCTCGCCGGCCTCGAGCGTCGCCTCTAGGCTTTGCTCTGCTTGCGCGATCCGGAGTCTGAGCTGTCGGCCATGCCATTGGACGCTGAAGGCCAGACTGCGCCAACTGGCTGGCAGCTTTGGGTCGATCGCCACTCCGTCGGCTCCTATCGAGAGCCCAGCGAATCCCAAGACCGCCATCTGCCAGAGACCTCCGAGGGCGGCGATGTGAACGCCGCCGGCGATCGCCGCATGGGTTTCCGCCAAATCGATCGCTGCGGTCTCATGGAAGTAGCGCAGAGCCAGTGCGGGCTCGCCAAGGCGCGCGGCGACTAGCCCATGCATGGCGCGGCTCAGGGAACTGCCGTGGCCGCAACGTGGCTCGTAGTAGTGGAAGTTCTCCGCAGCCGTGTCTCCGATGAACTCATCCGGCAACAGCGCCAGGAGCGCCACCACGTCGGCCTGCTTGATCACCT
The sequence above is drawn from the Phenylobacterium glaciei genome and encodes:
- a CDS encoding DUF2933 domain-containing protein; the protein is MVARRYSFLAMTVAAVAAAALFWLLRDHWRHAAGYVGYLPYLLFLACPLMHLVMHHGHGEQGHDHGSAPRDRAPPTR
- a CDS encoding methyltransferase family protein produces the protein MHDTSQAYSLWPVVILNSLLIIFFAFTFFKPKSARDWRSFGAFSAFLVALFTEMYGFPLTIYLLLPWLQGRFPGVNWLTHDAGHLLEEMVGWRGNPHFGPFHILSDVFIGGGFWLLSASWPPLYRAQKENGLATSGPYARIRHPQYVAFVVVMFGFLLQWPTLLTLAMFPILVFMYWRLGKTEERDSLAAFGDSYIAYMQTTPGFIPRLFGRAGVGPRGGEPITNRTTKENVHIHR
- a CDS encoding type II glyceraldehyde-3-phosphate dehydrogenase is translated as MDRIVRVAVNGYGVIGKRVADAVRAQDDMTLVGVADISTDWRTRVLQAKGVAFFAGTPEAGDALQAAGQQSAGGLSDLLREADVIVDCTPKHVAAENVPIYRERGLKFILQGGEKHEVTGHSFVAEANFETAVGRDATRVVSCNTTATVRTLIALKRAGLLKRARGTLLRRATDPWESHLGGIMNTLVPEPEIPSHQGPDAQTVDPDLDVVTMAVKVPETVAHLHYWAVQMTRPTEKEAVLEAFRGSSRILLMKDDHGLVALNTVKELMADLGRSRNDLYEVALWADMLTVQGDELFYAYMVDNQAIVIPETIDAIRALSGRETSGPRSIEKTDTALGIGGGLFAAPSPRPAEGSIEANQRP
- a CDS encoding hydroxyacid dehydrogenase, encoding MKIVVFEATEWERQACSSLAPHHVVECLAGPLAGDSADRYTNAEAITTFIRSDLSAAVLRRMPKLRLIATRSTGFDHIDLAYCRQAAITVCNVPDYGDHTVAEHVFALLLALSRHVVEAVGRTRRGDFSQGGLRGFDLAGKTLGVVGAGRIGQRVIAIGKGFGMEAIAFDAHPDPIAAKQLGFRFASLDELLAAADVITLHLPGGEATRQLIGEAEFARMKPGAVLINTSRGGVMDSEALVRALSSGRLAGAGLDVVAEEGALGEEAEIFRTETAVPVERMRALLADHALLSQPNVIVTPHIAYDTEEAVARIIETTLGNIAAFETGSPQNVVN
- a CDS encoding phosphoglycerate kinase, producing MTFRTLDQAGELTSKRALVRVDFNVPMQDGRITDDTRLQDALPTIRFLFERSAKVVLLAHFGRPEGKQVPPMSLRPTVETLSALLGRPVAFADDCVGPQATAVVDGLAPGGIALLENVRFHAGEEANDPKFARELATNGDIYVNDAFSAAHRAHASTEGLAHLLPAYAGLAMQRELEQLERVLGKPRRPVMGIVGGAKVSTKLDLLKHLVTKLDRLAVSGGLANTFLFARGWNVGASYCEKTLVQTAREIEHLAGQNDCELLLPTDVVVATSLEPGAPTFVRRRGEVHDDERILDAGPETLVALCRALERSETLIWNGPLGVFETPPFDHGTVEVAKAAADLRRQGKLVAVAGGGDTLAALNAAGLTGEFTFVSAAGGAFLEWMAGKTLPGVAALELPDRELNPATPASVDHVLG